One genomic window of Luteitalea pratensis includes the following:
- a CDS encoding type II toxin-antitoxin system VapC family toxin: protein MTRYLGTSSLLKLYVDEPGSVEVLDRVESADVVATLTLTYTEVRAALARRRRERLLSPRGLAGGRRLLDTEWPAFIHLDVTPALCAGAGDLAERYRLRAYDSLHLAAYEIALGAGVDQTFFSSADLALCRAAKALAKALSRP, encoded by the coding sequence ATGACGCGCTATCTCGGCACGAGCAGCCTGCTGAAGCTGTACGTGGACGAGCCAGGCAGCGTGGAGGTGCTCGATCGCGTGGAGTCTGCCGACGTCGTCGCGACGCTGACGCTGACGTACACGGAGGTGAGGGCCGCACTTGCGCGTCGTCGTCGCGAGCGTCTGCTGTCGCCCCGCGGTCTCGCTGGAGGCAGGCGACTGCTCGACACAGAGTGGCCCGCCTTCATCCACCTCGACGTCACGCCCGCACTGTGCGCTGGGGCAGGCGACCTTGCAGAGCGATACCGTCTGCGCGCCTACGACAGCCTCCATCTGGCCGCCTACGAGATTGCCCTCGGCGCCGGCGTCGACCAGACGTTCTTCTCGAGCGCGGACCTCGCGCTCTGCCGCGCCGCGAAGGCACTCGCCAAGGCCCTCTCTCGACCGTAG
- a CDS encoding type II toxin-antitoxin system Phd/YefM family antitoxin: MEKVGIRDLKARLSLHLQRVREGMTLVVTDRGREVATISPVNARADMDWAWKMVREGRAHWNGGKPAGSRSRVRLEGGARVSDAVIEDRG, translated from the coding sequence ATGGAGAAGGTGGGAATCCGGGACTTGAAGGCGAGACTGAGTCTGCACTTGCAACGCGTGCGCGAGGGCATGACCCTTGTGGTGACTGACCGCGGACGCGAGGTGGCGACGATTTCACCCGTGAACGCCAGGGCCGACATGGACTGGGCCTGGAAGATGGTGCGGGAAGGGCGGGCGCACTGGAATGGCGGGAAGCCAGCCGGCAGTCGCTCGCGAGTTCGGCTCGAGGGCGGCGCGAGGGTGTCGGACGCCGTGATCGAGGATCGCGGATGA